The Bremerella cremea sequence CTCCGTACGAGGTACAAAAACGAGTATGATTCGCCGCTCCTTCATCGCTTTGCTGAACTTCAGCGGGCAAGGGGTTATGAACGACGAAGTGGGCTCGACTGCGAAATACTTGACGTAGCATGGCCGTGGTTTGCTCTGCTTCTAACTGGCGATGCGGCATCGATTGCAAATTGGCTGGGGTGAAGTGAACACGGCCATCGAGGCAATCGCGACTGGGCGAAACGGTCGCCGCGTTGGCGGTCCACATGGCCGAGGCGCTGTAAGCGTTACTCAGCAAATCAGGCCGTGTGCGGTAAGCGTTAGCCAACACTTCGGGCGGGCTACCAGTAAAACCATGCCGCCGCAGAAACGCGAGATCAGGCCGACGTTGCGGCGGCAGAAATCCTTGCACCAATCCCAAGTCAGCCACCTGCTTCATTTTGGCAAGTCCCTGCAAAGCGGCTTTGCGGGGGGAAGATACTTGGTGGCGATGTTGCTGCGAAGCCAGATTGCCTGCCGAGAGGCCGCCGTAATGATGCGTGGGGCCGATCAAGCCGTCGAAGTTGACTTCCCAGGCAATCACGCTTGGTCCTCCGCATGCGGGGCCGCTTCCAGTTCGGCAATGGCGCTCTGGCAGAAATCAATCGCATGATAACCGGCGGGGCGATAGTTACCACTCTGCCCGATGCCTCCGAATGGCAACCGTCCGCTGGCTCCGGTTGTGGGGAGGTTCCAATTGATCAGCCCGGCGTTGACTTGGCAGCGGAAGCGTTCGAAGTCTTCCCGACGATCGCACAGAATACCAGCCGCCAAGCCAAACTGGGTGGCATTGGCCTCTTGGATAGCGGCTGCTAAATCAGAGACGCGAATCACCTGCAACAGTGGCCCGAATATCTCGTCGTCGGTTCGCTGCGAGCAGTTCGTTACGTCGACAATCCCAGGACTGACCAGTGCCCGAGAAGATGATTGACGTTTGGCTTCTAGCAGTGTCACGGCTCCGAATTTGACAAGCCGCCGCTGCTCGTCTCGTACGCGATTAACCGCCGTAGCGTGAACTAGCGGCCCCAAGAAAGGCTCGGGGATATCGCTCGGCAATCCGACCGAAAGCTGTGCGGCACTCGCCACGAGGCTTTCGAGTAATTCTTGAGAATCGCCCGTCACGATCAGCCGCCGGACACACGTACAGCGCTGCCCCGAAGTGAGGTAGGCCGATTGAATAATTGTTTCCACGGCTTTCGGAATGTCTTGCGGCTGATGCACAACCAGCGGGTTATTGCCTCCCAGTTCCAAGGCCAGCAACACTTCCAGCTGCTCGGCCAAGGCATGCCGCAGCTTGATTCCGGTGCTGCGACTTCCGGTAAAGAACAAGCCACGTAGTTCTGGTTGCTGCAAAATGGCTTGTCCGGTGGAAACGCCGCCGGGAAGAAAGTTCAGCACGCCAGGGGGCAATCCGGCCTCTTCCCACAGCTCTACCGTGCGCTGGGCCACGTGCGGAGTGAGTTCGCTGGGTTTGAAAACCACCGCATTCCCCGCCAACAACGCCGGCATGATCTGTCCGTTTGCGATGTGCAGCGGAAAATTGAAGGGACCAAATACCGAAACCACACCCAGCGGACGATAAGCAGTCCGCCCGGTACGCCCTGGAAGGGAAACTTCTTCACGATCAC is a genomic window containing:
- a CDS encoding succinylglutamate-semialdehyde dehydrogenase, producing MLYINGQWREATGEPFASTNPATEQTVWQGNAASSDDVKTAFQSAAAAQPAWQAKPEQDRAALLRRFAELVQANKEELAKAISDEVGKPLWDALTEVGATAAKANVTIDAYDRRRDREEVSLPGRTGRTAYRPLGVVSVFGPFNFPLHIANGQIMPALLAGNAVVFKPSELTPHVAQRTVELWEEAGLPPGVLNFLPGGVSTGQAILQQPELRGLFFTGSRSTGIKLRHALAEQLEVLLALELGGNNPLVVHQPQDIPKAVETIIQSAYLTSGQRCTCVRRLIVTGDSQELLESLVASAAQLSVGLPSDIPEPFLGPLVHATAVNRVRDEQRRLVKFGAVTLLEAKRQSSSRALVSPGIVDVTNCSQRTDDEIFGPLLQVIRVSDLAAAIQEANATQFGLAAGILCDRREDFERFRCQVNAGLINWNLPTTGASGRLPFGGIGQSGNYRPAGYHAIDFCQSAIAELEAAPHAEDQA